A genomic stretch from Aedes albopictus strain Foshan chromosome 2, AalbF5, whole genome shotgun sequence includes:
- the LOC109429084 gene encoding dual specificity tyrosine-phosphorylation-regulated kinase 1A — protein MKLLVLALVVVVSYLVVAEPYRHHHHHHHGGQGGPNGPSPAPQPPVNVTQLLQDIWQAITSAINHAQNQNSTVSTSSNSTSSSASSSNSTSDGR, from the coding sequence ATGAAGCTGCTTGTCCTCGCTCTGGTCGTTGTCGTATCTTACCTGGTAGTGGCCGAGCCATACCGTCACCATCACCATCACCACCATGGGGGCCAGGGTGGTCCGAATGGACCGTCACCCGCGCCACAACCACCGGTCAACGTAACCCAGCTGCTGCAGGACATATGGCAAGCCATCACCAGTGCTATCAACCACGCCCAGAACCAGAACTCAACGGTTTCCACCTCGAGCAATTCGACGTCGTCTTCGGCGTCGTCGAGCAATTCCACCAGCGATGGACGTTAG